DNA sequence from the Candidatus Kaistella beijingensis genome:
TTTCATCTTTAGTAGATGCCTGTCCAAAAAGGTTTTTTTCAATATTATTCCTGTCAATCTTTCTATAATGGTAGTTAAATCCGATAAATGGTTTCAGCCACTGCATACGGTCCACATACCTGCCGAGTTGGGTTTCCACCTCGTAGCCGTGATGGGGATTGTAACCTAAACGCCATTCTGTTCCCAATACCCAGCGGGCATTTGAGATCCTCGCCATCCCGTCGTTACCATTAGTAGCAAAATCGTTTTCGGCCATAAGGTGCCACATGTTACTTTCGCGCTGGAGCTTTTTGTAAGCTGAAGCTTTATCGGGCAGCAAAGGATTCTGATAATCACCAACAGCAAAAACACGGTTCATCCCCGCCATCATGTGATAGAGGATGTGACAGTGGAAAAACCAGTCCCCATCCGTTTTAGCTTCAAATTCGATGACATTAGTTTCCATCGGCATAATATCCAACACATTTTTGAGGGGTGCCTGAAGGCCATTTTTGTTGAGTACCCGAAAATCAAAACCGTGCAGGTGCATCGGGTGACGCATCATTGAGTTATTGAATAGGGTAATGCGGAGAATTTCGCCTTTTTTTACCAATATTTTGTCAGATTCTGCCAGAACTTTATCGTCCATACTCCACACGTAGCGGTTCATGTTTCCCGTAAGGGTAAACTTCAGATCGCGCACGGGACTGTCTTTCGGAAGCGAAGTGTCATAAGGCGATTTCATCATCCCATAATTCAATGTGGTAATCCCGGAAGCAGGCATCTGGTGTTTTGAGTGATCCATTTCTGCATCACTACTTTCCATCTTATTCATGGTCATTTCTGCATGATTTTCAGCAATAATTTCGGGGTACATCACCTGATTCATATCCATCGTCTGATAACTCATCTTCATGCCCATATCTTTCATGTCACCGTTCATCTTCATCATGTCGTTCATCATCTTCATCCCTTCAAAGTATTTGAGTTTGGGTAATGGATCATGGGATTTCGTAGCTCCTTCTCCAATAAACACTGACGCAGATTTTGTGCGGTCTTCGGGTGTAACAAGGAGTTCGTATGAAGTGTTTTTTTCAGGAATTTCCACTACGATATCCACTGTTTCGGAAACCGCCAGGATCAGGCGATCCACTTCGACCGGTTCAATATCCAATCCATCACTGGCCACTACTTTTATTTTTCCTCCGGCATAATTGAGCCAGAAATAGGAGGAAGCACCGCCGTTGGCGATTTGAAGCCGAACTTTGTCACCGGCTTTGTATCCTGCCAGCTGGCTTTCGGTTTTCCCGTTAACCAGAAATGCGTCATAGTAAACGTCGCTCACATCCATGGCCAGCATGCGCTTCCACTCATTGGTAAGCTTGGTTTTGAAATGTCCCTGTTTTATGGCTTCAGAATAGCTCTGCGTAGCGCCCTTCTTGATTGCGAACCAGTCGTTCGCATTGCGGAGCATCCGCTGAACATTATTGGGGTTCAGGTTTGTCCACTCGCTCAGGATAAGCTGCTCCGTGGGCAAATCATCAATCCCCGGCCGGAAAGTAGGATCTTCGGGACGTTTTTTCAGAATCATCATCCCATACATTCCAATCTGCTCCTGCAGGCCAGTATGTGAGTGATACCAGTGGGTTCCGTTTTGGATGATGGGAAAGGAATATGTATAAGTGGATTTGGGTGGAATGGGTTTTTGGGTAAGCCAGGGAACCCCATCTTCTTTATTTGGAAGATGAAGACCGTGCCAATGCAGAGAAGTTTCTTCATCCATCAAATTGTGGACAATAACTTCTGCCGTATCTCCTTCGTAAAACACGAGTTTTGGCATCGGAATCTGTCCGTTCACAGCAATGGCGCGTTTCTGTTTGCCCGCAAAATTTACCAGGGTATCTTTCACATAAAGATGGTAGGTCACTTTGCGCCCAGCTTTCAGGTTTTTTTCAGGCATCGGCATGACCATTTTATGAGTACCGTCCTTCATTGTATTCCCGTGTTCAGAATGATCTTCTTTTTTTTCTTGAAGGACCAGATTCATTCCGCATTTGGGACACTTTCCGGGTTTGTCTGAAACCACTTCCGGGTGCATCGGACAGGTGTACATTTTTTGCGGAGCTTCATGCTGATGGGGAGCAGTTGTTGAATGTTCCGGCGTTTTGACGCTTGTTGGATCTTTCGGTACTGCTTTAGTCTTTGGCATCACCGGTTTTTTAACTTCCGCTTTTGACTTTGTTTTTGCAGGGGTCACTTCAGGTTTCTGAATCGTAGTTTTTTTAACTGCGGTGGCCTTTTTAGGAGCGGGCGCGGATTTGGCCGCCGTTTTTTTCTCAGTAACGGATTTTTTCACCAGGGTCATACCGCAAATGGGGCAGTTACCGGGTGCTGATTTCACCACCTGCGGATGCATCGGGCAGGTGTACACGGTTTTGGTGCTCTGTGAATAACTGTTTATGGACATTGCCATAAATAGAAAGAGCGAAAATATATATTTCATCTTGTAATTATTTAATTTTTAACAAACTTGCATTAAGTGCGACCACGATGGTACTGACACTCATCAGCACTGCGCCCATGGCGGGACTCAGGACAAATGTGGGATACAGAACACCTGCAGCAAGTGGAATAGCCACGACGTTATAGCCCACTGCCCATACGAGATTCTGGATCATCTTGTTGTAGGTTTTCTTTCCAAAATCTATCATTTTCACCACGTCTCGAGGGTCACTGTTGACCAGAATAATATCTGCGGTTTCGGCAGCAACATCAGTTCCGCTGCCAACTGCAATGCCTACATCTGCTGCTGCCAAAGCCGGTGCATCATTTACGCCGTCACCTGTCATCGCAACGATTTCCCCTTTATCCTGAAATTCTTTTACTTTTTCCTGTTTGTGGTGCGG
Encoded proteins:
- a CDS encoding multicopper oxidase domain-containing protein; the encoded protein is MKYIFSLFLFMAMSINSYSQSTKTVYTCPMHPQVVKSAPGNCPICGMTLVKKSVTEKKTAAKSAPAPKKATAVKKTTIQKPEVTPAKTKSKAEVKKPVMPKTKAVPKDPTSVKTPEHSTTAPHQHEAPQKMYTCPMHPEVVSDKPGKCPKCGMNLVLQEKKEDHSEHGNTMKDGTHKMVMPMPEKNLKAGRKVTYHLYVKDTLVNFAGKQKRAIAVNGQIPMPKLVFYEGDTAEVIVHNLMDEETSLHWHGLHLPNKEDGVPWLTQKPIPPKSTYTYSFPIIQNGTHWYHSHTGLQEQIGMYGMMILKKRPEDPTFRPGIDDLPTEQLILSEWTNLNPNNVQRMLRNANDWFAIKKGATQSYSEAIKQGHFKTKLTNEWKRMLAMDVSDVYYDAFLVNGKTESQLAGYKAGDKVRLQIANGGASSYFWLNYAGGKIKVVASDGLDIEPVEVDRLILAVSETVDIVVEIPEKNTSYELLVTPEDRTKSASVFIGEGATKSHDPLPKLKYFEGMKMMNDMMKMNGDMKDMGMKMSYQTMDMNQVMYPEIIAENHAEMTMNKMESSDAEMDHSKHQMPASGITTLNYGMMKSPYDTSLPKDSPVRDLKFTLTGNMNRYVWSMDDKVLAESDKILVKKGEILRITLFNNSMMRHPMHLHGFDFRVLNKNGLQAPLKNVLDIMPMETNVIEFEAKTDGDWFFHCHILYHMMAGMNRVFAVGDYQNPLLPDKASAYKKLQRESNMWHLMAENDFATNGNDGMARISNARWVLGTEWRLGYNPHHGYEVETQLGRYVDRMQWLKPFIGFNYHYRKIDRNNIEKNLFGQASTKDERKTFSAGIMYKLPMLVDLQAEIFTDGIVRFQLKREDIPLTARLRGAFMVNTDKEYMAGLKYIVTKNIGISTHYDSDMSWGAGIILTY